The Cytobacillus oceanisediminis genomic interval ACTTTGAATACACCTTTTCGTCTCTTCTTCATAACTTAGCCCGGTTCTAAAAGAATATGGATATTCACAAGCATATACGCTTGGAAGAAGTCCTTCATAATCCTGACGATAAGCTGAGCTTGAGAAAGTAATCGATGTCGCTGCGAGTGTGCGTCCATGGAATCCCCGTTTGAATGATAGGATGGCTGGACGCTTTGTCGCTTTTTTCGCTAATTTGATTGCTCCCTCATTCGCTTCTGCTCCGCTATTTGAAAAGTACACCATTTTCTGTGTTCCGGTTAATTCGTTCAGTTCCTCCGCTAATTGAATATAGGATGGATAGTAGGCCACATTATGGCCAACATGAATCATCGCATCCAGCTGCTGCTTCACTGCTTCAATTACCTCGGGATGACAGTGTCCAACATTATTTACTCCTACACCACTGGCAAAATCGAGATATTTCTTCCCGTTCTCGTCCTCTAGGGTTGAGCCATATGCTTTCGTTACACCTATCTTCGTTGCTCTGTTGGCAGCAGGGGGCAGAACAAGGTCGCCTCTTTCTGCTAGACTTTTATTCTTTTCAATCATAATGACTCCTCACTCTCTTCACGATAATCGCGTTTCCATAGCTCGATGTATTCTTCTGCATTTTTTTCCAGGTCATGTATTTCATTTTCTGTTAATTCACGCACGATTTTGGCAGGAACTCCAACAGCTAAGCTGCCTATAGGAATTACTTTCCCTGGAGGAACTAACGCACCCGCTCCAACTTGTGCTCCCTTTTCAATGACAGCACCATCTAAAATAATAGAACCAATGCCAATCAAAGCTCCATCTTCAATAGTACAGGCATG includes:
- a CDS encoding gamma carbonic anhydrase family protein, coding for MIEQLKGRVPSIHAETMIHGSAQVIGDVRIAKNVSVWPQSVLRADDDNFIEIGEGSNIQDGCICHVTPDAPLRIGKMVTVGHGAILHACTIEDGALIGIGSIILDGAVIEKGAQVGAGALVPPGKVIPIGSLAVGVPAKIVRELTENEIHDLEKNAEEYIELWKRDYREESEESL